Proteins encoded by one window of Lujinxingia litoralis:
- a CDS encoding CBS domain-containing protein, producing the protein MNVYEAMTADPVTCSPGDSIESVAKKMQDFDCGLVPVVNKNGSPNPIGVITDRDIVCRLIAQGKDLQKCTVADAMTDTVITIEHAAPLTNALNLMESNQLRRIVVVNDNDEVSGVISQADIARQASHELTGEVVERVSTPSPGPSMLH; encoded by the coding sequence ATGAACGTCTACGAAGCCATGACCGCCGATCCCGTCACCTGCTCACCCGGCGACTCCATCGAATCCGTGGCCAAAAAGATGCAGGACTTCGACTGCGGCCTGGTCCCGGTCGTCAACAAAAACGGCTCCCCCAACCCCATCGGCGTGATCACCGACCGCGACATCGTCTGCCGCCTGATCGCCCAGGGCAAAGACCTCCAGAAGTGCACGGTGGCCGACGCCATGACCGACACCGTCATCACCATCGAGCACGCCGCACCGCTGACCAACGCGCTGAACCTGATGGAGAGCAACCAGCTGCGCCGCATCGTGGTCGTCAACGACAACGACGAGGTCAGCGGCGTCATCTCCCAGGCCGACATCGCTCGCCAGGCCAGCCACGAGCTCACCGGCGAGGTCGTCGAACGGGTCTCGACCCCCTCTCCGGGCCCCTCGATGCTTCACTGA